From a region of the Salminus brasiliensis chromosome 4, fSalBra1.hap2, whole genome shotgun sequence genome:
- the cuedc2 gene encoding CUE domain-containing protein 2: protein MELQKIIHDALYDFVHSHIPHADLSTLDDVLLSYITGVLEDLGSQAGVEENFDVEVFVEMLEAYIPGFSDIDSVQVCEMMFSLASKLASARNSECFEEKSGERNGPLTTVSGHGSLREKTHSHPSQAEGAKAKINTSEWDEQEQHLLEMFPKCSVTEARSALSIAKGDMEEAVRLIIEGDIQVNHSPLPSANQGKNISAQADEKLKASILEKYMLVDSEEDKKIHRPVIPKDAPKKLVRYHGSQVVTTKGERYHLVKKDESEEMKKTYVSLKPARKYRFH, encoded by the exons ATGGAGCTTCAGAAGATCATTCACGATGCACTGTACGACTTCGTCCACTCGCACATACCGCATGCAGACCTGAG CACTCTGGACGATGTGCTGCTTTCCTACATCACTGGTGTGCTGGAGGATCTGGGATCACAAGCAGGCGTTGAGGAAAACTTTGACGTGGAGGTGTTTGTTGAGATGTTGGAAGCATATATTCCAGGTTTTTCCGATATTGACAG TGTTCAGGTTTGCGAAATGATGTTTAGTTTGGCATCGAAATTGGCCTCGGCGAGGAACTCAG AGTGTTTTGAGGAGAAGTCTGGAGAAAGGAATGGGCCGTTGACTACTGTCTCAGGTCACGGGTCCTTAAGAGAGAAGACGCACAGCCATCCATCACAAGCAGAGGGAGCCAAAGCCAAG ataaATACTTCTGAGTGGGATGAACAGGAACAGCACCTTCTGGAGATGTTTCCTAAATGCAGTGTGACAGAAGCCAGAAGTGCTTTGTCTATTGCTAAAGGAGACATGGAGGAAGCTGTTCGACTCATCATTGAGGGGGATATCCAAGTCAATCACAGCCCTCTGCCCAGT GCAAACCAAGGGAAAAACATATCTGCACAGGCGGATGAAAAGCTTAAAGCAAGCATCTTGGAAAA ATACATGTTGGTAGACAGTGAGGAAGATAAGAAAATCCACAGACCGGTCATACCAAaagat GCCCCGAAGAAGCTGGTGCGTTACCATGGCAGCCAGGTTGTGACTACCAAGGGGGAGCGCTATCATCTAGTCAAGAAAGATGAATCTGAGGAAATGAAAAAGACTTATGTTAGCCTTAAGCCAGCACGCAAATACCGCTTTCATTGA